The region ttaatgagtcattaattaataattaacgagcGCGTTAATtaatgaaccgtttccgattcttttggatcgtgacgactcgggcgTGGGGTTTACtctcacgacctacccggcccgcactatatagtcaagcagacgtctaccctagctgccaccgcttcgtatggtttctcactaccgttccagatcattgcgccgccaagcaagtcttctccatctctcctttcggcgtgcaccggaaGAAGGGAcatcaggcctccggaaccccgcctctcatgATTCTGTACGGGAGATCAGATTTTTGGGGAGTGCACTcgtgcgactgctggcagcgacgacttcacgaGCGACGACTTCTtctccgacctcggcaacctcatcctcgacgacatgggcgacaccttcaacgccggcggtgctgttcccactgcaccgtatgtgattctatccttcctattcaagatcatggtagaattcatgtttttaGTATGTGCCCtacatgtgatctgttcatctactatgctagtttgcacgattagtttaatctctgctattgctgtcatgatttatcttctgttcattcggattaaatctcatagtaatttgctcatgTTTCCAACAAAGCTTTCGTTTTCAAGGGGCCGTCAACGACAACTGTATCATCAGTTTCATTTTGAATGAAAGAAATTGGAAGCTCTGCTCCTTAATTAAAAAAAGACGAAAAACAAAACATGGGGGTACAGTGGACTTCAACGACTTTGAGATTGCAATGCATCGATTTCTGCTTTCTGAGTCACAACCACCGTATTATACAATCGTCTGCCCCTCGCCGTCACCACCATCTGTCCACCTCGTCTCCGGTGACCTTAGGGTCATGGTGGCGCGATGGATCTCGGCTCTTGCCAACGGAAGGACTTCGTTTTCAGTTGTTTCTTGGTTTATGTCCTGCTTAGGAAGACGAGATGACGGCGACTCcctaaagatggaataaggttctccatgTTTAGCTTATGTCCCGATGGTGTGTCTAACATCATCGGTGGacgtgtgtctccggcagatccgtcctttggatttgctcggatctggtcgtAGTTCATCTACGTTCATGTGTTTTCAGTTTGGATCCTTCCAATCTACGCTGCTCTTCATGGGCGGCGATTGTTGTTCTGATGTGCTGGTCCTATAGGGCCTTAGCACGACTATAgggccttagcatgacgactttcTGACTGCCTACTAAAACAAGTTTTGCCTGGCTCCAGCAAAGGAGGGGCAATGACGGCGGCgccccttcggctcgcttcagtgcttgtagtcgtcgctaggtggtctacagatttagatgtaattttattatttctggtgttcgttgttcTGTCTTCATAGATCGaaagttttctaaaaaaaatagtCACAACCACCGGTATTATGCAATCGTATCTACCACCCTCAGTTTCCCTGTGCAAGTCTTCTATTGTGCCATCTCCATTTCAAACTGTACTACATTCTCATTCCACAAGCTGCTGGCCAGGGACCTCTCGTAGAAAGTTACCTCACCATCCAGTTTCACCCCAATGGCCGCCATGCTTCGTGTCCCGTATCTTGCCTGAGAAATCAGATAGATATTTCAGCATCTCCATGCTCAATACAATTGCCAAAGAGAGAAAGTCGACCTGTTACATGGCAGGCATTTGTGCGAGCAATCTGCACCATCGATGTAAAGTGCTGTTTGCGTGAAACAACATCTTGATATTACTCAGCCTTACAGATTTACCTGTCCCTTTTTCGTGTCGATGAATATAGAGCTCAACTGGTATTCCCAGTCAGGATCCACGCCAGTGTCAGGCACCGCAGATCTGTCAGTCTTGGCCGTATCTGTCATCAGTTCTTCAACCATCTGCTTCAAAGAGACTTCTGCGTCATCATGTGCTGCAAGAAATCTGTTGAAGTTCTGTCCCAAGCGCAACACCTGTAGGATGAGAAAAGAAGACGATGCCTGAAACTAGTACACAACTCTAGCTCGGGAAAAATTAGACTTGAAGCAATCAGAAGATAAGACTCTCTGGGTTTCCTCAGAATTTGTCCGTTTGTATATTTATCAGTATATGAAATGGTGCATAAAACCTGCTTATCACAAGACAGTGCACTTATAGTGTTTAGAAACATGTATCATGTATGCATTCTAAAACTATAAAAGAGAACCCACTAAATACAGCTGTGAATTTTAGTTGACCACAGTATTCGCTCAATTAGATTCAGTTCCTCTTCAAGATAAAGGCAAACTCTTGTTTACGTGTTCTCTAAGAAAACCAAATGAACTTCAGTGGAAGCAAAGATAGATATCTAGACCAGTTGCCCAACTGCACAAGAATTTCAGATTGTACAGAATAGAACGGACTTGGAATATGTGAAGGTCAATTGCACAAAAAAAAGTCCATTTCCAATAAgccctctgatccatattaataCTGAAGTTGTACTAagtcagcgacaattaatatggataggAGGGAGTGATAGTTTTCTGGATTATAGTACATTCAAATTAACCTGCAAAATTATGAACTCTTAACATACCAGACCAGTTTGTTAGTATTCATGGACAAAGTAACCAAAAATTAGTGGATTTTTTAATTCAACTTTAGCAGTAGACCAACAAATCTGGCCTAGAAAGCCTGTCATCACAAATCAAAAAATGAATGGCAGATTCACATAAACCACAGATGGAGCATTAAACTGGGGTATTGCAATTTTAAGTTTTAAGCCAGACAAGTTTGGTCACATGAAACTTCCACGAGGTGCCTGAATCTCAAGCATCTTGACTTCCTCTTTTTTTTGCAGAACAATAACTTGAGCATAGTAGCAGCAAAGAACTATCCAGAAAACATACAAAATCACACTCCTAGTCATGAGTACAGTTGTTGCATGTACCTTTGGCCAAGGGGAGTCAATAGCAGCATTAGAAAGCACATGACACCCAGGAGAAACTGTTTGAACCACAGGAGCGTCACCTGGCTTATTAGAGATGTACACCATGGTTCCTGAACGCACATCGGCCAATACAAGATTAAAACCATTGTACTGATCTGCTTCCTTTGCAATTTCAGTTGCATACTCCAATGGACCCTGCCTGCCCTATATCAAAAATATCACAGTAAAACAAACATAGTCAAGAACACAACATGGATTCCTTAAACAATAGTCAATGAGGTTGAAAGGATTGATGGAGGAAGACTGCAGAAAATGCAGTGACCTCTCATATGTAAGCAAAGTCAAATGAGCTGGTCACTTGCAAATTGAAGAGGTCAGTCAACATGCAAACCTCCTATTTCGAATTTGAAAGATGAAGTTGAATCAGCATCATATGCCAGGATAACATTCGACACAACTGTGGCATGCTATATAATAGAATTATCTTGTATATACACATAGAAATTATGGTACACTAACTTTGCTTTTGGAGCTGTGGGCACACAAAAGAAGGGCTTATACCATTGGAGCATATGCAGAGCAGGATCACACATTACTCAGAATCTTAAGATACATCATGCAAGAAGCTGTTTTGAGTTCAACTACCGAAGGAACGGAGAAAACAGAGCAAATTTGAGAAGGTCGCACCTGGAGAAACCTGACGGGAAGGTCCCCTCTGGACCTCGCCCCAACCCGGGGGCTGGGCTCCCGGACGTTGGTCAGGAAGGCCAACTTCCCTCCCTTCGGGCACCCCAGCCACGTGCCCCCGCCTAGCTCGTCCTTGCCCCCGAGGATCTCCTCGCCCTCCCCCGCGGCGGCCCACCACTGCGCTGGCCGCGTCGGCCTTCACATAATTCGCGTGCGCACGATCAGAAGGATAGAGAGATTGGAACACGAAGCGGGGGCGGATCTGGGCTACGAGGGGGCGGGGGGCAGCGCACCTGGAGTGGTACTCGTCGCGGTTGAAGAGGAGGAGCAGGCCGTACGCCTGGTGATCCTGCCATGTCCACGCCGCGATGCACATGGCCGTCGGAATCGGGGGCTCGGTTCAGTGGAGAAGGCGAAAGGTTCGGGAGGTAGTCGGAAGACGTGTGTGCTCGCTGAACGCGGCGCCCGTCGTTGGGTAGAGCACGACGAGGACGGCCGACGGTGACCGGCGAGATGGTGtaattacagaaaggtccctataGAAGAGCGAATATATGTCCCAGGCCTAACCAGGGTCCAGATcgttaggccaactccaacgcgtGACCCCAAACAGATGTCCGTTTTGTCCGATTTTCTTCTGTTTGGAGGTGTGGATGGGGCCGTGTCTGCCCGGATTTGGGTTTGCGGCGGCCGGGCGCCCAACGCGCGGCAGCATCCTCGATCGCATCTTGTCCCCGTGCATGCAAAAGCGAGAAACCAAGGATTTAAGCCGCGACCACGGTTCGCACTAGTTCACGCCGGCCGGCAACACAACCGGTGGCCTACAGTATGATGTCCGCAGCAAAGCCAGCGGCCGGCACAGGAGCCAGCCTTCGAAAAGGACATGTTTCACGCTGGAAACAAAGCCAGCGGCCAACACACGAGCCAGCATTCAAAATGAACAAATTTTGTCGCCGGCAACAAAGCCAACGACCGGCACAGGAGTCAGCCTTCAAAGAGGACCGCCATCGCGGCCATTGCGGCCGAGGTCTCACCTAGATCAGGCCGTCGTGGGCAAACATCTCCTTCTACAGATTCGTGAACCAAGCCTTCCTCTCCGGTGACATGTTGTTCTTGTCGACGATCATCAACGCTAGTGCCACCTCCTTGGCTTTTTGTGTCGGCATTGGTGACCTCGATCTCTAGCTTCTGGAGTTGAGTGGCCTCCATGATGTCAagcttcctcttcttcacggcCTCCTCCATGTCAAGCTTCTTGGTTTGAAGATCTAGGTATATCTTCATTTGCTCCTCCTTCCCTTTGCTCTTCCTCTCCTCCCGCATTTCCTTTTGGCTCATCATATCCTTCGAAGTCCCATGCAAGGCTATGGAAGACGCATCACGCTTCTCGTCGGACTTGGAGcttgtcttgcccctcggcctcttgagCACGTCTCCCACATCAGCCTGGGTTGTCGCCTTCTCTCCTATCTTCTTCCTACGAGCATTGTATTGGTCCTTGAACTTGGGGCAATCTTTGATAAGCACCCAACAATGCATG is a window of Triticum dicoccoides isolate Atlit2015 ecotype Zavitan chromosome 2B, WEW_v2.0, whole genome shotgun sequence DNA encoding:
- the LOC119365206 gene encoding transport and Golgi organization 2 homolog codes for the protein MCIAAWTWQDHQAYGLLLLFNRDEYHSRPTRPAQWWAAAGEGEEILGGKDELGGGTWLGCPKGGKLAFLTNVREPSPRVGARSRGDLPVRFLQGRQGPLEYATEIAKEADQYNGFNLVLADVRSGTMVYISNKPGDAPVVQTVSPGCHVLSNAAIDSPWPKVLRLGQNFNRFLAAHDDAEVSLKQMVEELMTDTAKTDRSAVPDTGVDPDWEYQLSSIFIDTKKGQARYGTRSMAAIGVKLDGEVTFYERSLASSLWNENVVQFEMEMAQ